The sequence AGATAAATATAAGCTTGGCATTCTTAATTAGTAAACATAAGCAGTTTGATCATATTTAATATTCAGAATATGAAGATTCATGGTGAATCACTGATCTATATGTATACATATCAGAATAAATGTGAAACAAAAGAGTTGAGTTAGACATTAACAAAGTATGCAGGCAGAGATAGGGTACCAGTTCTTTCCCGGACAGGCATCCACTGTTCAGAGTCTCTTGATGACTCTTCTTTTGACCATCTAGCCCAAGTTGAGGCGTCCTTAACCTCCTCATCAACACCTGCATCGGTGTTGATTCCTAGAATTTTGAGCAAAGCTTCCGTGCTATCTTCTCTTTCAATATCTTCTTCCACATATCCCTCCACAGTCTCCTCTGCTGCTACATCCATTTCTGCAGTAGTTCCTGTGCCATCACTATTTTTATTCTCTTTTGGTGCTGGATCGAACCAACCACTCCAACCACCCTTTTCATCAGCCTCTAAGGCCTCCTCTCTCATAGCCTTTTGCCtattttcctcctctttttctAACCATGTAGACCAACCAACAGCACCTTCTTCACCAACTCTTTCAGCGTTGGTATTCCAGAAGTGTTCAAATAATCTTTGTTTGCTCCGATCATTTAAATGCAAAGCAGGGCAAAACAAACTAAATTCAATCTCAGCCTGAAATAAAGCCGTAGCCAACTCCTGATATCCAGCCTGCCACTCAAACCGGCACAAACTCATGAAAATATCAACCAGACCAAGTTCTAGTTGAATAAGATCATGCTCCACTGAGGGTTTGGCAATTTGATTGGCCTGTATTGAACAGAAACAAGATCACAATAcagagaaaaaaattaaaatgagagTTGAATCATCTCCATATAAgtgataaaaagattcatttaAATACAAAAGAAACGGGCACTAATAAGAATTTTAGTACACATACGACTTAAAGAACATGAGAAAAGGAAAATTCGATGGAAACAGGCAAGTTTCCACCTGAAAAGGAGTAAAAGCttgaacaaaaaaaacatagacATACATCTTTATCGATCACACTCATTAACCAACTCGAATTTAATAATATTGACACAGTTTCCAGTAACAAGATTGTTTGAATGAATGGTAGGCATAACAGGGCCAATAAACCATCTCTTCGCATAAAAGTCAAATGGTAAAGTAGTACTCTTGGTCTCCTAAGAATTTTGGTTCATTATATTTAGGAAGTCAAATGTAGTAAAAGCAACCATTTGGAATTTTAAGTACAGGAAATTAGGTATAACAAGAAGTAACAGCACAACTGAACAAGTCATATTTCCTATAATTAGCAAATTGAAGACAAAATTCCCTCAAAAAGCAATGAGGACCCCTCATAAACAATTTCAAGTAAAATTATGGGCATCGTACATGACATAAAAATATGGTCAGTGAAGTGAAGTATACAATTAAAGGGCAAGATTTCCTCTCGACAAAATACCAATAACATGGCAGATTAATATTTCATCTCATAGAAGCAGATGGGGTGAAAACTTCAGTAAAGAGAAGAATATGAAAATTAGGGTGATGCCCCGAGAACAAATAGACATTTGATTTGAGAACCTGCCTAATGTGCTGGTTGCATGCAGCCGATAGAGCTTGAATTGCATGTGCGTACATTTGTCTCATATCTGAAACCTTGAATTTAGAAAACTCCCCTTGCATGAGATGCAAAAACTCTCTCCATAACCTATAACTCCCAGAATTCTGCAACAATATCTTTTCCCATCTACTGATGACCACATCAATATTATCTCTGTTCTGATAAGTCTTTAAAAGGTATAGCAATAGCTCCTCATTTTCTGGGTTAAGCTCAGCGGCCTTCTCCAATATGCTAATCTTTTTCTCTAGGGTTTGCAAGCGAGCACCTTTCTGAGGTTGCATAGCAGCAACTTTGTCTTGAAATTCAGCAAAAGCTAACCAAGCCTTCTCATCATGGGGATGCTCCCTAGTTAATTTATTAAACTCCCGCGTTTTACGTAGCACTTCATCCTCCCAAGATTCCTCAATATTACTTGATGTTTGAACATCTGACAAAGGAATGAAATCATCCAATAATGTGTCTGAAGTATTCCTAGAAAAACCAATGCGTACACGTTTGAAGTTCTTGTGTCGCTCTATTGCTGCATTCTTGGCAGACCAATAGCGTCCACCTGATTTCACTTTATTATCCAACACATCAGCATCAGCATCTCTGTCTAAGGCTGAACTACTTTTATTCCACTGAGAAAATCCATGAAAATTCTGCCCACGTCTTTCCCCACGGTTGAGTGGTCTGTAGCGTGCAACATCCATCCTGTATTGTGATAAAACAGACTGTGAACTTCGCAACCAGTTCAGGATGCTCAGCTTCCatggaaaaagaaattgaaaaaaactGATTCTAAAAGCCTCGGCAATGGTTCCAAACATAATGTTCTTTCTCTAAATtgaaaacttcaaatttaattctGCCGCTTCCTACAGATATTTAAGTACTCACGGTTAAAGAGGCCCTGAATTCCTGGCTTCCACTTCAAAGAAATTTGGGTTTGTAGGTTACATAACATTAACTGGGGGGTtaccctttctttctttttgtgaaTAATGTGGATGTTGTCTTGTTGCCTTTAGATGAATAAATAGATAAATCATCAGATTCATTATTTTCTTTGTACATATAAATTAGATTTACACAACTAGCCAAATGAGTGCTTTAAACAAGTTCTGGAGATTGATTGAACTTCCACGTAGTTTATTtaagagaaaatgaaaactAGTATATGCATTTCTGTTAGCTGAATCCGTCTCCATCTGATTAAATTGTGAGCatgtattttcaaatttcaaaataagtaTATTCAAGTCTGTTTAAACTCATCTTCCACATCTGCAAAACTACCAAGAGAGAGGGATTCAAACAATCAAATTACGTCGGCGTAAATACCTGTAAAGGGAACCGAATGCTAAATTGTCCCGGTCTCCATTAGAGTCGAAGTAATAATCCTTGGAAGGTCTACCATCGGCATCGGCCCAAGCCCGAACATCAGACTTCCTCGAACCGTATTCACCAAATCCCCCTCTTTCTTCAGATTCATTCCGCCTCcgcctcttcttcttcttcttcctcttcttcctcttctcatGCTCAGAATCGTCCTCCGAAGCAGAAGACTCCAGCAATTCATATGATCGAGAAGGCTTCTGCACCTCGCGTCTATCACTTGGACCTCCTTCATCTTCCACAGCCTCTTCCTGCTCACTATCGGCGGAACAGGAAGGATAGACATTGCTTTGAGATGAAAGAGCGTCGTTGATGACAGATAGGTCAGTGGTGAAGCTGGAGTTGCAGAGCCACTGCGGAACGCTTGAATTGGAAGGATTGCTTTGAGTCTGGGGATTGTTAGAGACGAAAGAGAGCGGGAAAAGGGAAGGTTTGGGGTTTTGCTCTGCAGGTGGTGATTCCTTCTCTTCTGCTGGAGCTTCCATGGCTACGCAGATTTTTGCCCGCGAGATCAGAAATTTTGGAGCTTATGAAATGGAAGCCTAAGAAAGGAAGTGAAAGAGGCAAATTGTGTACAGGTCCAATTGAAAATTGAGAGATCAGCCCGGGCCCAACCGAATTATAAAGATGGAAAATAgttttcttttgaaatattAACGGGATAGTTGCAATAATTATATTCATAACTATACACCGACATtgtaaaaaaattgtaaatatagtaaaatctgtcaaaatttatcgatgataggagtctatcaccaTATGTAGTAAatgaagggtttagggtttagggtttagggtttagggtttagggtttagacAATAAACTTTCACTCTAATATAGAGTCTATCACcattgataaaccataagagtctgaTAGAGGttatagactttgctatatttgcaattttttaaaaatattgctacatacttaataattattctaaaaattactacctattataattatccAATATTGGTTAGTTTTTTGTAATAGGCAGGTTAGAGATTCGGAACCAATTGTGAATATTAGTTTTTTTTCCAATATCCCATGTGACCTAGCAACTAGCTATGTTAAAGGTTTATTAGAGTGAAAGTTTATTGTCTTAAATTCAGCATTGTTCTAAATTAAGCACGTGTAACTTTGTAATTTTTGTGATTAAACCACCAAAAGGAAAGAAATAGGTagtagtttttttattttttgaagtaTTTCTTAACTTTACTTTCACGTCATTCCTCCTCTATATGATATGGTTTCATTCATGTCTCTTCTAAAATTCAGGCTGTTACATTTTTAGTGAGAGGAATTCttatgaataaaaaaataaaattgtttaaaaatataGTTGATAACAACTATGTTGGTGACGATAAATCAGATTCCCATCAATGCCTAATACCccttaaaactttaatatacATTTCCTTGCTAACGATATCAATGAATTAAGATCTAGTCTTAAAATAACTcttacttattttatttatataaaaataaaattatatacaTTTTAAAGGTTATTTTGAGTGTTTATcagatattttattttttttcaacattacctgttctttaattaaatacttCAAACCGTATTCTAAACTCACGCTAAATCTATAACAAAAACTTATTTTTCATCCTTcgatttttcttttccaaatcaCAATTACCAATTTTTCATTCTTGCATCGTGCAATATTGCATTTTACTTATAACGTTCCAAGATTATTTCTATCAATTTTGTATTTACACCTTGGAACTTTGTACTTGTTATATAAATATTCGTGCTTTTATTGGTAAGTGGCGTGCAAATATAAATTGTAACTTAAAAAGGTTTTAGATGATATACAGTTAGGTATGCTTTCACTCAATAGATGAGATAATATTATAGCAATGTGATCTAAAGAGATCCTGTGTTCAAATATTTTGCAATGTTATTTCCTCTTCATTATACCTTCATCCATTACTTTTGGATCAACGTGTGATCTCACAATGAATTACAACAATTAGAGAATTCaacttaaatattttaaatattggGTGGACTAATATAATAAATTGGGATCCAAACATCTTTCTTTCTTGTGGCTTAGCTATAAATTTTATGTAGGGAAGGCATTTATAAGTGTGAACGTAATTGAAAAATCTTACGAAGAAATGTAAAACAATGTTAATTGATTCGTATGTTACTTGATCTTTTTTTACTCTATAATTCTCATCTATGAGTTTTCATGTTTTGTAATAGTTTCGTGATGACTTGAAAGTCTAACTTATCCAACAAAATTTTATCAATATATTGTTACAAGACAATCATTCATCAATTGATCTTTCCCATTCGATCATGCAATAGAGTATTTAAATTTTGCAGCAGAAAATGTGAACTTTGCGATAGCCTTTTCAAAACAGGTAAAAAATTTACGTCAAGATGAACTATTGATAACTTGTATTGCTATctgttatattatatataatcatttttattgcaatatcacataaatttttttattcaacTAAATCAACCATTAAACACATATCAATAATTCAATTGTAGAATTGATCCTCACTATCGAGAGCTCAATagttaaaattaaaaatctaTTGTAGAATCAGGACGACACAGGCTACAGTGCATTTACAACTCGACTACTAACATATATAGGGAGGACCTTTGTTAATTAAGATGgatatattaataaatattataaaattatacaaaaaaatacaaaaatcgatAATTTGAAGAGAGACGCGATAGGTCTCGATGGTTTCATTGGGTTCTACATGTCGAATATGATTTTGAGCAGCACTAATTCTCCCTTCCAATGACATTAGATGATATATACCAAACTAAATTAATCAATCATAGGCTCATAGAACGCTTATGGtaacaaatttcaaaacaacAATGATTTAGGATAAGACAACGAAATTTGTCGAATATTGAATTTGAAAAGACTAACCcaaatattttggtttttaaGAAACCGTGAGACAAATTGTatactgtttttctttttcttttattttcaaattcgAAAAGTCAATAACCAATGAtctttttgagaaaaaaaaaaatgtcttgTTCCCAATTTTTGGATAATTTATGTTTACGTACTACACATTCGTTGCAATCTACTGTATTAAAACATGtttgaaattgaaattattaaaatctTCCTTGTCATTTTTAAAATCACTACGATATATGTCTCGAAACTACTTTGTATGATATAAATTTTAcctttaaaactataaatttaaacataaattaattttaataatagaaaagcgtattttataaaatcgttatcaaatatataacaaaaaatgaatttaaatataaaaaaattttaatatctACCAATAATAGATTTTAATAGATTATTGTATGTGTCGCAATAGATCAAGATAGTAGTAGGGAGGGATATTGGAAGGAGCTGTAGGGAC comes from Cucumis melo cultivar AY chromosome 12, USDA_Cmelo_AY_1.0, whole genome shotgun sequence and encodes:
- the LOC103504593 gene encoding uncharacterized protein LOC103504593 isoform X1 yields the protein MEAPAEEKESPPAEQNPKPSLFPLSFVSNNPQTQSNPSNSSVPQWLCNSSFTTDLSVINDALSSQSNVYPSCSADSEQEEAVEDEGGPSDRREVQKPSRSYELLESSASEDDSEHEKRKKRKKKKKRRRRNESEERGGFGEYGSRKSDVRAWADADGRPSKDYYFDSNGDRDNLAFGSLYRMDVARYRPLNRGERRGQNFHGFSQWNKSSSALDRDADADVLDNKVKSGGRYWSAKNAAIERHKNFKRVRIGFSRNTSDTLLDDFIPLSDVQTSSNIEESWEDEVLRKTREFNKLTREHPHDEKAWLAFAEFQDKVAAMQPQKGARLQTLEKKISILEKAAELNPENEELLLYLLKTYQNRDNIDVVISRWEKILLQNSGSYRLWREFLHLMQGEFSKFKVSDMRQMYAHAIQALSAACNQHIRQANQIAKPSVEHDLIQLELGLVDIFMSLCRFEWQAGYQELATALFQAEIEFSLFCPALHLNDRSKQRLFEHFWNTNAERVGEEGAVGWSTWLEKEEENRQKAMREEALEADEKGGWSGWFDPAPKENKNSDGTGTTAEMDVAAEETVEGYVEEDIEREDSTEALLKILGINTDAGVDEEVKDASTWARWSKEESSRDSEQWMPVRERTADVIHDEGMPDGETNEQLLRVILYEDVKEYLFSLVSSEARLSLIYQLIEFFSGKIYSRASSNSSSWMERILSLEVLPDDILHHLRSVHDVLNKRQISSSSSTMEVLIGSSDNLSQMSDMMKFLRNTILLCLTAFPRNYILEEAALIAEELFVTKMNSCSSSVTPCRSLAKNLLKSDRQDMLLCGVYARREATYGNIDHARKVFDMALASVESLPVDQKSNAPLLYFWYAELELVNDHNNGHNSSNRAVHILSCLGSGTTYSPFKCQPSSLQLLRAHQGFKDKIREVRSTWLHGVIDDSSVALISSAALFEELTTGYNAGLEVLHQAFSMVLPERRKQSYQLEHLFNYYVKMLRRHHKQLSQLKVRESITHGLQFYPLNPELYSAFLEISYIYSVPSKLRWTFDDYCQKQPSLILWIFALSFEMGYGGSLHRIRRLFEKALENENLRHSVLLWRCYISYELNTACDPSSARRVFFRAIHSCPWSKKLWLDGFLKLNSVLSAKELSDLQEVMRDKELNLRTDIYEILLQDELVS
- the LOC103504593 gene encoding uncharacterized protein LOC103504593 isoform X2, producing MEAPAEEKESPPAEQNPKPSLFPLSFVSNNPQTQSNPSNSSVPQWLCNSSFTTDLSVINDALSSQSNVYPSCSADSEQEEAVEDEGGPSDRREVQKPSRSYELLESSASEDDSEHEKRKKRKKKKKRRRRNESEERGGFGEYGSRKSDVRAWADADGRPSKDYYFDSNGDRDNLAFGSLYRMDVARYRPLNRGERRGQNFHGFSQWNKSSSALDRDADADVLDNKVKSGGRYWSAKNAAIERHKNFKRVRIGFSRNTSDTLLDDFIPLSDVQTSSNIEESWEDEVLRKTREFNKLTREHPHDEKAWLAFAEFQDKVAAMQPQKGARLQTLEKKISILEKAAELNPENEELLLYLLKTYQNRDNIDVVISRWEKILLQNSGSYRLWREFLHLMQGEFSKFKVSDMRQMYAHAIQALSAACNQHIRQANQIAKPSVEHDLIQLELGLVDIFMSLCRFEWQAGYQELATALFQAEIEFSLFCPALHLNDRSKQRLFEHFWNTNAERVGEEGAVGWSTWLEKEEENRQKAMREEALEADEKGGWSGWFDPAPKENKNSDGTGTTAEMDVAAEETVEGYVEEDIEREDSTEALLKILGINTDAGVDEEVKDASTWARWSKEESSRDSEQWMPVRERTDVIHDEGMPDGETNEQLLRVILYEDVKEYLFSLVSSEARLSLIYQLIEFFSGKIYSRASSNSSSWMERILSLEVLPDDILHHLRSVHDVLNKRQISSSSSTMEVLIGSSDNLSQMSDMMKFLRNTILLCLTAFPRNYILEEAALIAEELFVTKMNSCSSSVTPCRSLAKNLLKSDRQDMLLCGVYARREATYGNIDHARKVFDMALASVESLPVDQKSNAPLLYFWYAELELVNDHNNGHNSSNRAVHILSCLGSGTTYSPFKCQPSSLQLLRAHQGFKDKIREVRSTWLHGVIDDSSVALISSAALFEELTTGYNAGLEVLHQAFSMVLPERRKQSYQLEHLFNYYVKMLRRHHKQLSQLKVRESITHGLQFYPLNPELYSAFLEISYIYSVPSKLRWTFDDYCQKQPSLILWIFALSFEMGYGGSLHRIRRLFEKALENENLRHSVLLWRCYISYELNTACDPSSARRVFFRAIHSCPWSKKLWLDGFLKLNSVLSAKELSDLQEVMRDKELNLRTDIYEILLQDELVS